One Panicum virgatum strain AP13 chromosome 9K, P.virgatum_v5, whole genome shotgun sequence genomic region harbors:
- the LOC120650501 gene encoding potassium transporter 27-like: MRFHSGGSVSGMAQAAAADHDNKEEEIVIVDLEQSEVDDDAAPEMRRQDSLYAAATRAAGAGHNGQDGWARTLRLAFQCVGILYGDIGTSPLFVYSSTFRDGVGHPDDLLGALSLIIYSFLLFTVIKYVYIALRANDDGDGGTFALYTLISRHAKVSLIPNQQAEDELVSNKYNRGKPPATLRRAQWMKELLETNKAVKISLFLLTMLATAMVISDAILTPAISVLSAVGGLKEKAPYLTTDEIVWITVGILVVLFAIQRFGTDKVGYLFAPVILLWLLLIGGVGVYNLIKYDTSALRAFNLKYIIDYFRRNKKKGWVSLGGILLCFTGTEALFSDLGYFSIRSIQLSFGFGLVPSVLLAYIGQAAYLRVHPEDVANTFYKSTPVSLFWPTFILALAASIIGSQAMISCAFATISHSQTLSCFPRVKILHTSRQYSGQLYIPEVNYLLCLGACLVTIGFKTTVIIGEAHGICVVLVMIITTLLLTIVMLLIWKISIWWIAVFFIVFMSSELIYLSAILYRFAHGAYVPVAMSAVLMAVMIVWHYVHVKKYNFELEHSVPRDKVKELLGRRDIQRVPGIGLFYNELVQGIPPVFPHLIEKIPSIHSVLIFVSMKHLPIPSVDMSERFLFRQVDREDYKVFQCVARYGYRDPFEEAKDFVDKLVEYLQYYIRDVNLYGVGSEPMLIQSSSYRSCRADSFGTHEKPLVKAVYAEEMLTPAESFSEHTRQPSGKSKHFTQFQGEKMNVVEMMKIQHEQQSILEEMNKGMVYIFGESEVVARPHSSLLKKIVVNYIYSFLRKNSRNGEKMMSIPRRQVLKVGISYEI, translated from the exons ATGCGATTCCATAGCGGAGGTTCAGTGTCAGGTATGGCCCAAGCCGCAGCTGCTGATCATGACaacaaggaagaagagatcGTCATCGTCGACCTCGAGCAGAGCGAggtcgacgacgacgcggcgccGGAGATGCGGCGGCAGGACTCCCTGTACGCGGCCGCGACcagagccgccggcgcgggccacAACGGGCAGGATGGCTGGGCGAGGACGCTGCGGCTGGCGTTCCAGTGCGTGGGCATCCTGTACGGCGACATTGGCACGTCGCCGCTGTTCGTCTACTCGAGCACGTTCCGCGACGGCGTCGGCCACCCGGACGACCTGCTCGGCGCGCTCTCCCTCATCATCTACAGCTTCCTCCTCTTCACCGTCATCAAGTACGTCTACATCGCCCTCCGAGCCAACGACGACGGCGATG GAGGGACGTTCGCGCTCTACACTCTGATTTCGCGCCACGCGAAGGTCAGCCTGATCCCAAACCAGCAAGCTGAGGACGAGCTCGTCTCCAACAAGTACAACCGCGGCAAGCCGCCCGCGACGCTGAGGAGAGCACAGTGGATGAAGGAGCTGCTCGAGACCAACAAGGCCGTAAAGATCTCGCTCTTCCTGCTCACCATGCTCGCCACCGCCATGGTTATCAGCGACGCCATTCTAACTCCTGCAATTTCAG TTCTCTCTGCGGTTGGCGGTCTGAAAGAAAAGGCACCTTATCTTACAACAG ATGAGATAGTTTGGATCACTGTGGGAATTTTAGTAGTGTTGTTCGCGATCCAGAGGTTCGGCACTGACAAAGTCGGTTACCTGTTCGCCCCGGTCATCCTGCTTTGGCTTCTCCTCATTGGGGGAGTTGGAGTCTACAACCTGATAAAGTATGACACCAGTGCACTCAGGGCATTCAACCTGAAATACATCATCGATTACTTCAGAAGGAACAAGAAGAAAGGATGGGTCTCCCTTGGTGGCATACTCCTTTGCTTCACAG GCACAGAAGCCCTTTTTTCTGATCTAGGATACTTCAGCATCAGATCAATTCAG CTAAGCTTTGGCTTCGGTTTAGTCCCATCAGTGTTACTTGCTTATATTGGGCAAGCAGCATACTTGAGAGTACATCCAGAGGATGTAGCTAACACTTTCTATAAATCAACTCCAG TCTCATTATTCTGGCCAACATTCATCCTCGCGTTAGCGGCATCGATCATTGGAAGCCAAGCCATGATATCCTGTGCCTTCGCAACCATTTCCCATTCCCAAACACTCAGTTGTTTTCCAAGGGTTAAGATACTTCACACCTCAAGGCAATACTCAGGCCAGTTATACATCCCTGAAGTAAACTACTTACTCTGCTTGGGCGCTTGCCTTGTCACAATCGGCTTCAAGACAACCGTCATCATTGGGGAAGCTCATG GTATATGTGTTGTTCTTGTGATGATCATCACAACACTCTTGTTGACAATAGTGATGCTCCTAATATGGAAGATCAGCATATGGTGGATCGCAGTGTTCTTCATTGTTTTCATGTCATCGGAGTTAATCTACCTATCTGCTATCTTGTATCGATTTGCGCATGGTGCATATGTGCCTGTGGCGATGTCAGCAGTCCTGATGGCAGTGATGATTGTATGGCATTATGTCCATGTGAAGAAATACAATTTTGAGCTCGAGCACTCTGTGCCCCGAGACAAAGTGAAAGAACTCCTTGGGCGCCGTGACATTCAGAGAGTCCCTGGGATAGGCCTCTTCTACAATGAGTTGGTTCAGGGCATACCACCGGTGTTCCCTCACCTAATTGAGAAGATCCCTTCCATCCATTCAGTGCTCATTTTCGTCTCCATGAAGCACTTGCCAATTCCATCAGTTGATATGTCAGAGCGCTTCCTCTTTAGACAGGTAGATAGAGAAGATTACAAGGTATTCCAATGTGTGGCACGATACGGGTATCGAGACCCCTTTGAGGAGGCCAAGGACTTTGTTGATAAACTTGTAGAGTATCTCCAGTACTACATTCGCGATGTCAACCTCTATGGTGTGGGTTCTGAGCCAATGCTGATACAGTCATCCAGCTACCGTAGCTGTCGTGCTGATAGCTTTGGTACCCACGAAAAACCCTTAGTAAAGGCAGTATACGCTGAGGAAATGCTCACACCGGCTGAGTCTTTTTCAGAGCACACAAGGCAACCTAGTGGAAAGAGCAAGCATTTTACACAATTTCAG GGAGAGAAGATGAACGTAGTAGAGATGATGAAGATCCAACATGAGCAACAGTCTATTCTTGAAGAGATGAACAAGGGTATGGTGTACATATTTGGAGAGAGTGAGGTGGTAGCAAGACCCCACTCCTCGCTCCTTAAGAAGATCGTTGTCAACTACATATACTCATTTCTTAGAAAGAACTCGAGAAATGGTGAGAAGATGATGTCGATCCCCCGTCGTCAGGTCCTAAAGGTCGGAATCTCATATGAAATCTAA
- the LOC120650502 gene encoding uncharacterized protein LOC120650502 isoform X1 — protein sequence MCNCISKFVSFDSTSCFFFLFPFSSSLQSMGSKDDAPTWADQWGSGDDDGASAGAGEADGDKKTVAGNVKAAASEGLVKAKAAALVGAHKVKSGTSSGIKWVKEQYQKRASSK from the exons ATGTGTAATTGCATCTCTAAGTTCGTATCTTTCGATTCCAcaagctgttttttttttctgtttccgTTCAG CTCCTCCCTCCAATCCATGGGTTCCAAGGACGACGCGCCGACATGGGCGGACCAGTGGGgctccggcgacgacgacggggccagcgccggcgccggcgaggcggacgGTGACAAGAAGACGGTCGCCGGCAACgtgaaggcggcggcgtcggagggGCTCGTCaaggccaaggcggcggcgctggtgggggCGCACAAGGTCAAGTCCGGGACGAGCAGCGGCATCAAGTGGGTGAAAGAGCAGTACCAGAAGAGGGCGTCGTCCAAGTGA
- the LOC120650502 gene encoding uncharacterized protein LOC120650502 isoform X2 has product MGSKDDAPTWADQWGSGDDDGASAGAGEADGDKKTVAGNVKAAASEGLVKAKAAALVGAHKVKSGTSSGIKWVKEQYQKRASSK; this is encoded by the coding sequence ATGGGTTCCAAGGACGACGCGCCGACATGGGCGGACCAGTGGGgctccggcgacgacgacggggccagcgccggcgccggcgaggcggacgGTGACAAGAAGACGGTCGCCGGCAACgtgaaggcggcggcgtcggagggGCTCGTCaaggccaaggcggcggcgctggtgggggCGCACAAGGTCAAGTCCGGGACGAGCAGCGGCATCAAGTGGGTGAAAGAGCAGTACCAGAAGAGGGCGTCGTCCAAGTGA